Proteins encoded in a region of the Nocardia asteroides genome:
- a CDS encoding ferredoxin--NADP reductase: protein MLTLRVTRVIQETHDAVSLELSPATARSKPIDYRPGQFLTLRIPSELTGSVSRCYSLSSAPHEDGPLKITVKRTPEGYGSNWLCDNAIEGMDVDALPPAGVFTPASLDVDMLLFAAGSGITPVLSILKSALAVGSGHCTLIYANRDEHSVIFAAELADLAARHPGRLLVVHWLETVQGLPTGAQLAALAGPWSHREAFVCGPGPFMDAVSAALIGLGADRRRVHVERFASLNGDPFRADTAAPAAPAAPADSVDCAVVEVELDGRTRRMPWPRHQVLLDVLLAGGLAAPYSCREGACSACTCRLVAGQVRMRRNEVLDDADLAEGYVLACQAVPVTDTVHVTYS, encoded by the coding sequence ATCCTCACCCTGCGGGTGACGCGGGTGATCCAGGAAACCCACGATGCGGTATCGCTGGAGTTGAGTCCCGCCACAGCGCGGTCGAAGCCGATCGACTATCGCCCGGGCCAATTCCTGACCCTGCGGATACCCAGCGAGCTGACCGGCTCGGTGAGCCGGTGTTACTCGCTGTCGAGTGCGCCGCACGAGGACGGTCCGTTGAAGATCACGGTCAAACGGACGCCGGAAGGCTACGGGTCGAACTGGTTGTGCGACAACGCCATCGAGGGCATGGATGTCGACGCGCTGCCGCCCGCGGGTGTCTTCACCCCCGCGTCGCTCGACGTTGACATGCTGTTGTTCGCGGCGGGCAGCGGAATCACCCCCGTGCTGTCGATCCTGAAATCGGCACTGGCGGTCGGGTCCGGTCACTGCACGCTGATCTATGCCAATCGTGACGAACACTCGGTGATCTTCGCCGCCGAGCTCGCCGACCTCGCCGCCCGGCATCCCGGCCGCCTGCTCGTGGTGCACTGGCTGGAGACGGTGCAAGGGCTGCCCACCGGCGCGCAACTCGCCGCGCTGGCGGGGCCGTGGTCGCACCGCGAGGCATTCGTCTGCGGTCCCGGCCCCTTCATGGACGCCGTCTCCGCCGCGCTGATCGGGCTGGGCGCCGATCGCCGACGTGTGCACGTGGAGCGATTCGCGTCGCTGAACGGCGATCCGTTCCGAGCCGATACCGCCGCCCCCGCCGCCCCCGCCGCCCCCGCCGACTCCGTCGACTGCGCCGTGGTCGAAGTCGAACTCGACGGCCGGACACGCCGGATGCCGTGGCCGCGCCACCAGGTCCTGCTCGACGTCCTGCTGGCGGGCGGCCTGGCGGCCCCCTACTCCTGCCGCGAGGGCGCATGCAGCGCCTGCACCTGCCGGCTCGTCGCGGGCCAGGTGCGTATGCGGCGCAACGAAGTTCTCGACGACGCCGATCTGGCCGAGGGTTACGTGCTGGCATGCCAGGCGGTCCCGGTCACCGACACGGTGCACGTCACCTATTCCTGA
- a CDS encoding VOC family protein: MADIASLGYVRVAITDVAAWRAFAFDVMGFAEATGPNPDSVYLRMDEHAYRFELVPADQDRVLAVGWEVRDYRALARVRDTVERAGVTVAPLDREKIDALRVEEAFTFTDPAGFTIEVFHGPVLDHSPVVTVHGNRFVTEGLGLGHVVLPVPDLAEANRFYCEVLGFLPRGSFRVPTPPGVGPIRVRFLGVNRRHHSLALIPGTRPDGPGLVHIMVEVDELDAVGRALDRVMGAGYPLSSTLGRHTNDKMISFYVRTPGGWDLEYGTEGALVDESVYSAEEITADSYWGHEWSRG; encoded by the coding sequence ATGGCTGACATCGCCTCGCTCGGCTACGTCCGAGTCGCCATTACCGATGTGGCGGCTTGGCGCGCCTTCGCCTTCGACGTGATGGGCTTCGCCGAGGCCACCGGACCGAATCCCGACAGCGTGTACTTGCGCATGGACGAGCACGCTTATCGCTTCGAACTCGTTCCGGCGGATCAGGACCGGGTGCTGGCTGTCGGCTGGGAGGTGCGCGACTATCGCGCGCTGGCCCGGGTGCGGGACACAGTGGAGCGAGCGGGCGTCACTGTCGCACCGCTCGACCGAGAGAAGATCGACGCACTGCGCGTGGAGGAAGCGTTCACTTTCACCGATCCCGCGGGGTTCACCATCGAGGTCTTCCACGGCCCGGTGCTCGACCACAGCCCGGTCGTCACCGTGCACGGCAATCGCTTCGTCACCGAAGGGCTGGGACTCGGTCACGTAGTGCTGCCGGTGCCCGATCTCGCGGAGGCGAACCGCTTCTACTGCGAGGTGCTCGGATTCCTGCCGCGTGGCTCGTTCCGAGTGCCGACCCCACCCGGCGTAGGGCCGATTCGCGTTCGATTCCTGGGTGTGAATCGGCGTCACCACAGCCTCGCGCTGATCCCGGGCACTCGTCCCGACGGTCCGGGGCTGGTGCACATCATGGTCGAGGTCGACGAGCTCGACGCCGTCGGCCGGGCTCTCGACCGCGTCATGGGCGCGGGCTACCCGTTGTCGTCGACTCTCGGCAGGCACACCAACGACAAGATGATCTCCTTCTACGTCCGCACTCCCGGCGGCTGGGATCTCGAATACGGCACCGAGGGTGCCCTGGTCGACGAATCCGTCTACAGCGCCGAGGAGATCACCGCCGACAGTTACTGGGGCCACGAATGGTCTCGTGGCTGA
- a CDS encoding DUF1059 domain-containing protein: MKRNLNCPCGESIVGTDEDDLVEKTQAHLAQNHPGHEYSRDEILFIAY; the protein is encoded by the coding sequence ATGAAGCGAAATCTGAATTGCCCGTGCGGAGAATCGATCGTCGGAACCGACGAGGACGACCTCGTGGAGAAGACGCAAGCCCATCTCGCCCAGAACCATCCCGGGCACGAGTATTCGCGCGACGAAATCCTGTTCATCGCGTACTGA
- a CDS encoding TetR/AcrR family transcriptional regulator, which yields MAISRSRSYHHGDLRAELLQRAEATLRESGVDGLSLRGLARDVGVSHAAPTRHFKDKQALLDAIAVSGFERLAAALEQTAAASSIDGHIRALARTYFHFATENPALIALMFARRHSPAAGDAMSQAVDAAFAIPVTRIAEAQKLGEVIAGDPRRIALSAVAALQGLATFVGSGVIAADTADELLDETTTHMIEGLRPRP from the coding sequence ATGGCGATCTCCCGAAGCCGGTCCTACCACCACGGCGACCTACGAGCCGAACTCCTGCAGCGCGCCGAGGCGACGCTGCGCGAGTCCGGTGTCGACGGCCTGTCGCTGCGCGGGCTGGCTCGTGACGTCGGTGTCAGTCACGCCGCCCCGACCCGGCATTTCAAGGACAAACAGGCACTGCTGGACGCCATCGCGGTGTCCGGTTTCGAACGACTCGCCGCGGCCCTGGAGCAGACCGCGGCCGCGAGTTCGATCGACGGGCACATCCGCGCGCTGGCCCGGACCTATTTCCACTTCGCGACCGAGAACCCGGCGCTCATCGCTCTGATGTTCGCGCGCAGGCACAGCCCTGCGGCAGGCGATGCGATGTCCCAGGCGGTGGACGCCGCGTTCGCGATTCCGGTCACGCGCATCGCCGAAGCGCAGAAGCTGGGTGAAGTGATCGCCGGCGACCCGCGGCGCATCGCACTGTCCGCGGTCGCCGCGCTCCAGGGCCTGGCCACCTTCGTCGGCTCGGGCGTGATCGCCGCGGACACCGCCGACGAACTGCTCGACGAGACCACCACGCACATGATCGAAGGCCTGCGCCCCAGACCGTGA
- a CDS encoding SNG1 family protein, producing the protein MTVRTFTAPIAVLMVFAALLATMYLGYAGNTEKNLHDFPVALVNQDVGDTLDGKPADIGAQVTDALVAGIPAEKVDLRVVGIAEARKQLQYGEVYGAIVIPSDFTKRLAILGAAAVVPGEIERPVITIHTNPRVGPYTTGIMQRIADRALAQVDETVGKNLTDQVNSALAEGPGAPVELSGAARLMLTDPVQIVTAPYRPMDDAAGQGLVAFFYTLIVLLAGFTGAMIIHTLVDSVLGFTPTEYGPWFVQPPATGISRFHTLLVKWAVLVTAAPILSGIFLAVAAALGVPLGSALLLWLYGTLAIVAVGVTALAVLATFGTAGLLVNLILFVVLGLPSSAATVPLEATPTYIANLAAFEPMHQIYLAVRAILFFDARAEAGFGLGLWMTLLGLGIGLLLGAIATYVYDHRGLHRAAAPADSAPVVRVPAAAR; encoded by the coding sequence ATGACGGTTCGGACCTTCACCGCCCCGATCGCGGTGCTGATGGTCTTCGCGGCGCTGCTCGCCACCATGTACCTCGGCTACGCGGGCAATACCGAGAAGAACCTGCACGATTTCCCGGTAGCGCTGGTCAACCAGGACGTGGGCGACACGCTGGACGGCAAGCCCGCCGATATCGGGGCCCAGGTCACCGACGCGCTGGTCGCGGGCATCCCGGCGGAGAAGGTCGATCTGCGCGTCGTCGGCATCGCCGAGGCGCGCAAGCAGTTGCAGTACGGCGAGGTCTACGGCGCCATCGTCATCCCGTCCGACTTCACCAAGCGGCTGGCGATTCTCGGCGCGGCCGCCGTGGTCCCCGGTGAGATCGAGCGCCCGGTGATCACGATCCACACCAACCCCCGGGTCGGGCCCTACACAACCGGCATCATGCAACGCATCGCCGACCGTGCGCTGGCCCAGGTGGACGAGACCGTCGGCAAGAACTTGACCGACCAGGTGAATTCCGCCCTCGCCGAGGGGCCCGGTGCGCCGGTCGAGCTCAGTGGCGCCGCCCGCCTGATGCTCACCGATCCCGTGCAGATCGTCACCGCGCCGTATCGCCCGATGGACGATGCCGCCGGGCAGGGCCTGGTCGCGTTCTTCTATACGTTGATCGTGTTGCTGGCGGGCTTCACCGGCGCCATGATCATCCACACACTCGTCGATTCGGTCCTCGGTTTCACTCCGACCGAATACGGCCCGTGGTTCGTCCAACCGCCGGCCACCGGGATCTCCCGCTTCCATACGCTGCTCGTGAAGTGGGCGGTTCTCGTGACCGCGGCGCCGATTCTGTCCGGGATATTCCTCGCCGTGGCCGCGGCGCTGGGTGTTCCGCTGGGCAGCGCGCTTCTGCTGTGGCTCTACGGAACACTGGCCATCGTCGCCGTCGGTGTGACCGCGCTGGCCGTCCTGGCCACTTTCGGCACCGCCGGATTGCTGGTCAACTTGATCCTGTTCGTCGTCCTCGGCCTGCCGTCGTCGGCCGCCACGGTTCCGCTGGAAGCGACGCCCACCTATATCGCGAACCTGGCCGCCTTCGAACCGATGCACCAGATCTATCTGGCCGTGCGCGCCATCTTGTTCTTCGACGCCCGCGCCGAAGCCGGTTTCGGCCTCGGATTGTGGATGACGTTGCTCGGCCTCGGAATCGGCTTGCTCCTCGGTGCCATCGCCACCTATGTCTACGACCACCGGGGACTGCACCGCGCGGCAGCGCCCGCCGACAGCGCACCGGTCGTGCGGGTGCCCGCCGCCGCCCGATGA
- a CDS encoding glycoside hydrolase family 3 C-terminal domain-containing protein gives MPSKPDLTDLSLEDRAALGSGADFWTTKAVGPVASVTLTDGPHGVRRQPGATDHLGLAESLPATCFPPAVGLAQSWDTELARRVGASLGREARALGVDVLLGPGVNIKRDPRGGRNFEYYSEDPLLTGLLGAAWVTGLQSTGVGASLKHFAANNAEHDRMRASSDIDPRPLREIYLRAFAHIVRTARPWTVMCSYNRVNGVHAAQNRWLLTDVLRDEWGFDGAVVSDWGAVADRPASVAAGLDLEMPGGSGVSDEQVVAAVAAGTLDAAAVDRAARNVATLAARVVAGRELADAADTADEHHRLAREVAARCVVLLRNERDLLPLTPGRSLAVIGEFAVEPRYQGGGSSHVNPTRLDVPLEEIRALAGSAQVSYSRGFTTADPDADNVALRAEAVDAAANADVAVLFLGLADTQESEGFDREHLELPSDQLDLLEAVVRAQPDTVVVLAHGGVVRLAPVAALAPAILDGGLLGQAGGGALADVLFGVVNPSGRLAETVPVRLQDTPAYLNFPGENSHVRYGEGLYVGYRWYDSRDMEVSFPFGHGLSYTTFDYSEPALAADEAGITVRVLVTNTGSRAGRDVVQVYTAAPGSSVTRPARELKGFAVTADLEPGAGEEVSILLPRDELAYWETRVDRWIVETGTYQVWAGASSRDLRVTGRVDLTGDELRIPITAESTLGEALADPTAAAALAEVFGGMSESMGEGTALGMDMMRMIASIPLNRLTGFGVDPEEFDTLLDAVDD, from the coding sequence ATGCCGAGCAAGCCCGACCTCACCGATCTGTCCCTGGAGGACCGCGCCGCGCTCGGCAGCGGCGCGGACTTCTGGACCACGAAGGCTGTCGGTCCGGTCGCCTCGGTGACCTTGACCGACGGCCCGCACGGTGTGCGCAGACAGCCGGGGGCGACCGACCACCTCGGGCTGGCCGAGAGCCTGCCCGCCACCTGCTTCCCGCCCGCGGTCGGGCTCGCGCAGAGCTGGGACACCGAGCTGGCGCGGCGGGTGGGCGCGTCGCTCGGCCGGGAGGCCCGCGCATTGGGCGTGGACGTGCTGCTCGGGCCGGGAGTCAATATCAAGCGGGATCCGCGCGGCGGGCGCAATTTCGAGTACTACTCCGAGGATCCGCTACTCACCGGCCTGCTCGGCGCGGCATGGGTGACGGGCCTGCAGAGCACCGGGGTGGGCGCTTCCCTCAAGCATTTCGCCGCCAACAACGCCGAGCACGATCGGATGCGCGCGAGTTCCGACATCGACCCGCGCCCGCTGCGCGAGATCTACCTGCGCGCGTTCGCCCACATCGTGCGCACCGCTCGGCCGTGGACGGTGATGTGCTCCTACAACCGCGTCAACGGCGTGCACGCGGCGCAGAACCGCTGGCTGCTCACCGACGTGCTGCGTGACGAGTGGGGATTCGACGGTGCGGTGGTCTCCGACTGGGGCGCGGTGGCCGACCGGCCCGCCTCGGTGGCGGCCGGGCTCGATCTGGAGATGCCCGGCGGCAGCGGCGTCTCCGACGAGCAGGTGGTGGCGGCGGTGGCCGCGGGCACGCTGGACGCGGCGGCCGTCGACAGGGCTGCGCGGAACGTGGCGACGCTGGCGGCGAGGGTAGTGGCCGGACGCGAACTCGCCGATGCCGCCGATACCGCCGACGAGCACCATCGGCTGGCCCGCGAGGTCGCCGCGCGCTGCGTCGTCCTGTTGCGGAACGAGCGTGACCTCCTGCCACTCACTCCAGGGCGCTCACTCGCGGTGATCGGCGAGTTCGCGGTGGAACCCCGGTACCAGGGTGGCGGCAGCTCGCATGTAAACCCGACCCGGCTCGATGTGCCGCTCGAGGAGATCCGCGCGCTCGCGGGCTCTGCACAGGTCTCCTACAGCCGGGGTTTCACCACGGCCGACCCGGACGCGGACAACGTCGCGCTGCGGGCGGAAGCCGTCGACGCCGCCGCGAACGCGGACGTGGCTGTGTTGTTCCTCGGCTTGGCCGACACGCAGGAATCCGAGGGATTCGACCGTGAACACCTCGAGCTGCCCTCCGATCAGCTGGATCTGCTGGAGGCGGTGGTGCGAGCGCAACCGGACACGGTGGTGGTGCTCGCGCACGGCGGAGTGGTGCGGCTGGCCCCGGTGGCCGCACTGGCGCCCGCGATCCTGGACGGCGGGTTACTCGGCCAGGCCGGCGGCGGCGCACTCGCCGACGTGCTGTTCGGTGTGGTGAATCCATCGGGGCGGCTCGCGGAAACGGTGCCGGTTCGGTTGCAGGACACACCGGCCTACCTGAACTTCCCGGGCGAGAACTCGCACGTGCGCTACGGCGAGGGACTGTATGTGGGCTACCGCTGGTACGACAGCCGGGATATGGAGGTGTCCTTCCCGTTCGGGCACGGCCTGTCCTACACCACCTTCGATTACTCCGAGCCGGCACTCGCGGCGGACGAAGCGGGAATCACGGTGCGCGTCCTGGTCACGAATACCGGTTCCCGCGCAGGCCGCGACGTGGTGCAGGTGTACACGGCGGCGCCCGGATCCTCCGTCACGCGTCCGGCCCGCGAGTTGAAGGGGTTCGCCGTCACCGCCGACCTGGAACCCGGGGCGGGCGAGGAGGTTTCCATCCTGCTCCCGCGAGACGAACTCGCCTATTGGGAGACTCGCGTCGACCGCTGGATCGTGGAGACCGGTACCTACCAGGTGTGGGCAGGCGCTTCCAGCCGGGACTTGCGCGTCACCGGGCGGGTGGACCTCACCGGAGACGAACTGCGGATCCCCATCACGGCGGAGTCGACCCTGGGAGAGGCGCTGGCCGATCCGACGGCGGCGGCAGCGCTGGCCGAAGTGTTCGGCGGTATGTCCGAGAGTATGGGTGAAGGGACCGCGCTCGGCATGGACATGATGCGCATGATCGCCTCCATCCCGCTGAACCGCCTGACCGGCTTCGGCGTCGACCCGGAAGAGTTCGACACACTCCTGGACGCCGTGGACGACTGA
- a CDS encoding TetR/AcrR family transcriptional regulator has product MAKREEILEAALEIVARVGYSRTTVRELAEAVGLSQAGLLHYFGSKEQLFAAILARRDDVDHETFTTPAAPPELPAALVRLIRHNAEVPGLIELYARFSAEAIRPDHPAHDYFRDRYRTVREALTRTVAELRESGRLPRDIDPDRFAVITSALLDGLQTQWLYDPGVDMADHVAYLWELIERSGDSER; this is encoded by the coding sequence ATCGCCAAACGGGAGGAGATTCTCGAGGCGGCACTGGAGATCGTGGCGCGCGTCGGTTACAGCCGGACGACCGTGCGTGAACTGGCTGAGGCCGTCGGCCTCAGCCAGGCCGGTCTGCTGCACTACTTCGGCAGCAAAGAGCAGCTCTTCGCCGCGATTCTCGCGCGTCGCGACGACGTCGATCACGAAACCTTCACCACCCCCGCCGCGCCGCCGGAGCTTCCCGCCGCGCTGGTCCGCCTGATCCGGCACAACGCGGAAGTCCCCGGCTTGATCGAGCTCTACGCTCGCTTCTCCGCCGAGGCCATCCGTCCCGACCACCCCGCTCACGACTACTTCCGCGACCGCTACCGCACTGTCCGCGAGGCGCTCACCCGCACCGTCGCCGAACTCCGCGAATCGGGTCGCCTTCCCCGTGACATCGATCCGGACCGATTCGCCGTCATCACCTCGGCCCTGCTCGACGGCCTGCAGACGCAGTGGCTCTACGACCCGGGCGTGGACATGGCCGACCACGTGGCGTACTTGTGGGAGCTGATCGAACGCTCCGGGGACTCCGAGCGCTGA
- a CDS encoding UPF0182 family protein, whose amino-acid sequence MSARDGPSPRRLHRSTRLLVIAATVFVVSLLIIPRLIRGYVSWLWFGEVGFRGVWLTALFTRLSLFVVVGLIIGGVLFASMWLAFRFRPLFVPDAGQDDSLRPYRAMVLRRPSRFGLGIAATLGLLCGLIAQSSWMTVQLFLHGGSFGVSDPQFGHDVGFFVFDLPFYRLVVNWLFVAVVLAFFAGLATHYLLGGLRLSGKSRGLTHAARVQLAVLAGAFIVLKAAAYWLDRYSLLSSSSKEPTFAGPGYTDINAVLPARLILFAIAVICAVAIFAAVVVRDLRIPAMAAALLLLSSILVGAVWPLAVEQFSVRPNAADMERVYIERNIAATRQAYGIGSDRVDYQAYSGVGSKPPSEVPADVTTIADVRLLDPNVLSRTFTQQQQLKNFYSFPPHLDLDRYRVGGELRDYVVAARELTPSALSGNQRHWVNRHTVYTHGNGFVAAPANRVNAAVREAAGDAASSNSGYPIYAVGDIASQASGQQVIRVDQPRVYYGEVIAHASPDYAIVGGGSEPREYDTDTTKYTYTGSGGVPIGNWLDRLAFAATYAERNIIFSKAIGPESKIIFNRDPRHRVELVAPWLTTDNNPYPAVVDGRIVWIVDAYTAVDGYPYAKGSSLEALEPGEDARRGSPRQVSYVRNSIKATVDAYDGTVTLYQVDRQDPVLAAWMKVFPGTVEPEESITPELRAHFRYPEDLFTIQREMLAKYHVDEPREFFTTNAFWSVPSDPTVETNPHQAPFYVLIGDTDTAEPSFRLASAMVGYNREFLSAYVSAHSDPESYGKISVLQLPTDTLTQGPQQIQNSMISDTRVASERTLLERSNRIQYGNLLTLPIADGGVLYVEPLFTERISTAPNASTFPQLARVLVSYREPGTGGVLVGYAPTLAEALDQVFGSGTGRLATPPGGGPGAPLPPGQQPAPQPSPQPSAQPPPPADQAKIAELNAQIDEIRAALERLQKQLNDLDRNGR is encoded by the coding sequence ATGAGCGCACGCGACGGCCCCAGCCCGCGGCGGTTGCATCGCAGCACTCGATTGCTGGTGATCGCCGCCACGGTGTTCGTTGTGTCGCTGTTGATCATTCCCCGCCTGATCAGAGGCTATGTCAGCTGGTTGTGGTTCGGTGAAGTCGGATTCCGAGGCGTCTGGCTCACCGCGCTGTTCACGCGCTTGTCGCTGTTCGTCGTGGTCGGCCTGATCATCGGTGGCGTCCTCTTCGCTTCGATGTGGCTCGCCTTCCGGTTCCGTCCGCTCTTCGTCCCCGATGCGGGGCAGGACGACAGCCTCCGGCCATATCGGGCGATGGTGCTGCGGCGGCCGTCGCGGTTCGGGCTCGGCATCGCCGCGACGCTCGGTCTGCTCTGCGGCCTCATAGCGCAATCGAGCTGGATGACAGTTCAACTGTTCCTCCACGGCGGCTCCTTCGGTGTGTCGGATCCCCAGTTCGGCCACGACGTCGGGTTCTTCGTGTTCGACCTGCCGTTCTACCGTCTCGTCGTCAACTGGCTGTTCGTCGCCGTCGTACTCGCCTTCTTCGCCGGACTCGCGACGCACTACCTGCTCGGAGGACTGCGGCTGTCCGGAAAATCCCGCGGCCTGACGCATGCGGCGCGCGTCCAGCTCGCGGTGCTCGCCGGTGCGTTCATCGTCTTGAAGGCCGCCGCCTACTGGCTCGACCGGTACTCGCTGCTCTCGAGCAGCAGCAAGGAGCCCACCTTCGCGGGGCCGGGCTACACGGATATCAATGCCGTGCTGCCCGCCCGCCTGATTCTCTTCGCGATCGCCGTCATCTGCGCCGTGGCGATCTTCGCCGCCGTCGTGGTGCGCGACCTGCGCATTCCGGCGATGGCCGCCGCGCTGCTGTTGTTGTCCTCGATTCTCGTCGGAGCGGTCTGGCCGCTGGCCGTCGAGCAGTTCTCCGTCCGCCCGAACGCCGCCGACATGGAGCGCGTCTATATCGAACGCAACATCGCGGCTACTCGGCAGGCGTACGGAATAGGCAGCGATCGGGTCGATTACCAGGCCTATTCCGGTGTCGGCAGCAAGCCGCCGTCCGAGGTGCCCGCGGACGTGACCACGATCGCCGATGTACGCCTGCTGGATCCGAACGTGCTGTCGCGAACCTTCACCCAGCAACAGCAGCTGAAGAACTTCTACAGCTTCCCACCACATCTGGACCTTGATCGGTACCGCGTCGGTGGGGAACTACGCGACTACGTGGTTGCAGCGCGCGAGCTGACGCCGAGCGCGCTGAGCGGCAATCAGCGCCATTGGGTCAATCGGCACACCGTCTACACCCACGGGAACGGGTTCGTCGCCGCACCTGCCAACCGGGTCAACGCGGCGGTCCGCGAGGCCGCGGGCGACGCTGCCAGCAGCAACAGCGGATACCCGATCTACGCGGTCGGCGATATCGCTTCCCAGGCATCCGGGCAGCAGGTGATCCGGGTGGATCAGCCCCGCGTGTACTACGGCGAAGTGATCGCCCATGCCAGCCCGGACTACGCCATCGTCGGCGGCGGCAGCGAGCCCCGCGAGTACGACACCGACACCACCAAGTACACCTACACCGGATCAGGCGGTGTCCCCATCGGGAACTGGCTCGATCGCCTCGCGTTCGCGGCCACCTACGCCGAACGCAACATCATTTTCTCCAAGGCCATCGGTCCTGAGTCGAAGATCATCTTCAATCGCGATCCTCGCCATCGCGTCGAGCTCGTCGCGCCGTGGTTGACCACCGACAACAATCCCTACCCGGCGGTCGTGGACGGCCGCATCGTCTGGATCGTCGACGCCTACACCGCGGTCGACGGTTACCCCTACGCCAAGGGCAGCTCCCTGGAAGCTCTCGAGCCAGGCGAGGACGCCCGCCGAGGATCACCGCGACAGGTGTCCTACGTGCGCAACTCCATCAAGGCCACCGTCGACGCATACGACGGCACGGTCACTCTCTACCAGGTCGACCGGCAGGATCCGGTGCTCGCGGCGTGGATGAAGGTATTCCCCGGCACCGTCGAACCCGAGGAGTCGATCACGCCGGAACTGCGCGCGCACTTCCGGTACCCCGAGGACTTGTTCACGATCCAACGCGAGATGCTGGCCAAATACCACGTCGACGAACCGCGCGAATTCTTCACCACCAACGCGTTCTGGTCGGTGCCGAGCGATCCCACCGTGGAGACCAACCCGCACCAGGCTCCGTTCTATGTCCTGATCGGCGACACCGACACCGCCGAGCCGTCGTTCCGGCTGGCGAGCGCGATGGTGGGGTACAACAGGGAATTCCTCTCCGCCTACGTCTCCGCGCACTCCGATCCCGAGAGCTACGGCAAGATCAGCGTCTTGCAGCTGCCGACCGACACGCTCACCCAAGGGCCGCAACAGATCCAGAACTCGATGATCTCCGACACCAGAGTGGCATCCGAGCGAACGCTGCTCGAGCGCTCGAACCGGATCCAGTACGGCAACCTGCTCACCCTGCCGATCGCCGACGGCGGCGTGCTCTACGTCGAACCGTTGTTCACCGAACGGATTTCGACGGCACCGAACGCGTCGACATTCCCGCAGCTGGCGCGGGTGCTCGTCAGCTACCGTGAACCGGGCACCGGCGGCGTGCTGGTGGGATACGCGCCGACCCTGGCCGAGGCGCTCGACCAAGTATTCGGTTCAGGGACCGGCCGGCTCGCCACCCCACCCGGTGGCGGTCCCGGGGCTCCGCTGCCACCGGGCCAGCAACCGGCGCCGCAGCCGTCGCCACAACCGTCAGCGCAACCGCCGCCGCCTGCGGATCAAGCGAAGATCGCCGAACTCAACGCGCAGATCGACGAAATCCGCGCGGCGCTCGAACGTCTCCAGAAGCAGTTGAACGACCTCGATCGCAACGGTCGCTGA
- a CDS encoding DUF2165 domain-containing protein — translation MKHSGAKVLDVLGSRRMAVATLATITGFYYLFVAFTNCVDTDTNRNGVAAVLSMKSTIHTPGTDWRAITDSNVALVAYILIVIWEFLIAFVLLSGAAVWVRVLTGRPRRLRAGLDVAVKLSSLGWTMAMLLFAGGFLTVAGEWFRMWANDDVNASSAALQNFLIAAVGLILVHLPESPASQYSAVPGTSSAQPDSRGTVEVAESARE, via the coding sequence ATGAAGCACAGTGGCGCAAAGGTTCTCGACGTGCTCGGTAGCCGTCGGATGGCGGTGGCGACGCTGGCCACCATCACCGGCTTCTACTATCTGTTCGTCGCCTTCACCAATTGCGTGGACACCGACACCAACCGCAACGGTGTGGCCGCTGTACTGTCGATGAAGTCGACGATCCACACTCCGGGAACGGATTGGCGGGCGATCACCGACAGCAATGTCGCGCTCGTCGCCTACATTCTGATCGTGATCTGGGAATTCCTGATCGCCTTCGTGCTGCTTTCCGGCGCGGCTGTGTGGGTCCGGGTGCTGACCGGGCGGCCGCGCCGGCTCCGAGCCGGACTCGACGTGGCGGTGAAACTGTCGAGCCTGGGTTGGACCATGGCGATGCTGCTGTTCGCAGGCGGTTTCTTGACCGTCGCGGGCGAATGGTTCCGTATGTGGGCCAACGACGACGTCAACGCCTCCTCGGCTGCGCTGCAGAACTTCCTGATCGCCGCCGTGGGCCTGATTCTCGTTCACTTGCCGGAGTCTCCGGCCTCGCAGTATTCCGCCGTACCTGGAACGAGCTCGGCGCAGCCTGATTCACGCGGAACAGTCGAAGTAGCCGAATCCGCCCGGGAGTGA